ttattacaaaattcTAATAGTTAGGGACATTTGTAAATTGGGTGGATTATTTTTGAACACACGTTGACAAGATTTGATCATTTAATTACTGTAAAAGAAACGGGTGCATTTTTAAGACATCCTGAGTCTCTCACTAgcgaaatatataaaaataagacaGTTTCCTAGctttttgaataataatttTAGACGCGATTAATGCCTAACAACACGTCTGACCGACAAGTCGACCCTTTAATAGATTATTTCTCATTTTCATGAATTcctcaagggaaaaaaaatgtggtttgaCCTTAAGCTTTCTTTAGAGGTTCTGGTATATGTTTCTCATTAAAGTCTAATGAGAGCCATTAGGTTGGGTCAGAACACCCGGGTGTATCCAATTTTGAAAAGATCCTGCGGGTGAGTCATgagaaagcagaaaaaaaaatgtgtctgtgCGTGGATGGCATTATACAGAGTGCAGATGGGTCTTTGATGATTGGCCGGCTGGATGTCAAAAAAGGTGAACAGATGAAAACTCGGCTTAACGACTGTCACGTCAGCACGCTGGATCTGCTTGGCTTCACTATCTTTGTGACCGGCCTGGTTAATCTGTGTTATGCAGTCAAGTGACAGATGAGAATGCCCGGACAAACATGGGATTAAAGATGCACTGCAGTGTCAAACGCTGCATCCTCACTCATCATAccttttctattattatttttttactgttggactagtttaaaaatacagttaATTGATTCTATGTTACTATTACTCTTATGACGAACTTGGAATTCATCACATGAACAGCCATGTCTATGAACAAAGAGAAAACAGATGTTCTCAGTtgccaaaaaaaagtatgtcaaCTGACTTGGTTTAATTAAGAATGAGAGTGTAGAAAGgattaaacattaaaaagaagGGAGTTCTGCTATTGTTAATGAATATAAAATTCCCAAGTCCTGCTTTGAAACCTGCTAAATTATTTTCATCAGTTCCCATTTTGGATGGGACCGAAATCAGCAAGAGGAAAAGTGAtaaacaatgtaatatttgtgatATTAACAAAATTGTAGGTGCACTGTGAACCAGTACGAATTGGCCATTGTAGCAATGATCCGgtcaaaatgtctattttgattCAAATCGAGAGTTGTAGTGTTTTTGCGACTACCAATGCTAACAAACAACCAAATGTTATTTGTGTCTGCTTTCCCAGGAAGCAATTCTAGACATAAAGCGGATCCGACTAAGCTACCTAAGGACTTGGTTCATTCCCGACATCATTGCAGCGTTCCCTATTGGATACATCCTTCTCTTTGCTGTAATCGTGAACACCATTGTCAAacatataacaataataaaagtatCATATGATGATATAGTATGTGTCTGCCTTTTAGGACCTGCACTACCACAATGAAGACAACCCTTCTAAAACCACTAGGATGATGAGGATTCTCATGTTTGTACGAATCCTCAGCCTCATACGATTGGCAAGGGTGTCCAGGCTGGTCCGCTTCTTCAATGAGGTGGAAAAAGTAAGTGAAGGCTAATTCTTGTGGTCCTAATATGCAAGGGTTTTCTACAAATTTTTCATCCTGGACTAAAGTTACTGATTTACTCCTCAGGTTTCCAATGCAAACTTGGAGGTGGTACGACTGTTCTTCCGGATTTTATCGCTATTTATGATGATTTTCTTGCTGTGCCATTGGAATGGTTGCATCCAATACTTTGTACCCATGTTGGAGGAATTTCCTACAGATTGCTGGGTCCGTAAGGAGAACCTAATGGTAAGCTTCACGTTCGGCTTGTACAGTACATCCATGTTCGTCAGACATTTGTAATTCAGATGGATTGTTTCAGAATGCCACAGTCATTGTGAAGTACTCTTGGGGGGTCTTCAGAGCTCTCTCACAGATGATCGCGCTCTCCTATGGATCCATGGATGCTCCGACCAGTGCGTAAATATATCGTTTATGAGTCTTGTAGTAATCTGCAAAATAAAAACCGCAAACTCTAAATTATTCTGAACAGTTTTGTACCCATTGGCTCATGAGACCCAACGAATTACTTCAGTCTAATCACATTATAGTTCTTATGGCATTACTTagaagtacaagtactacaaaaTACACACTTCAGGACCTAATGAATTAAAGTAGATCAAATGAAACTGTGTTTATGTCTGTATGTTGTTGTAGATTATGTAGAACTGTGGATCGTGATGGTGAGCATGGTGTCCGGGTGCCTGATGTACACAGTGCTGGTAGCAAACGCAACTGCTATGATTGCCAACATCGACCCCGCCGCCAAAGAGTATAAGAGCAAGGTAAACATTTTCAACAAGACGTTTGACTTAAGGTCACACAAAATTGATGATGCAGGTATCAAGAAATGTACATAAACAGAGAGAAACTAACACTACTTGTTTTGAAGGTGAATAAATGCCATAAAAAAGACAAACGTATTGATAAATATAGTGGAAAATACAAGATAACAAGATAATGAAACATGTTGTCTGAAGTGATAGTCTATGTGTCTTTAAAGATGAGCCGCTTGGAGCACTACATGACCTTCATGAAGCTTCCACCAGAGCTGCAATTGCGGATCAGCAATTACTACCAGGCCCGATATGGAGGGAAATGGTTTGACGAGAAATATGTCATGCACACTGTATCGTCCGCCTTAAAAGAGGTAACAACAATGGAAAACCACACAATTCTTTACCTACTAACCCCAAAGTAGGTCCAATGAGCCATCAATTTTCCTCCTGGGTTTATATTTTACCAGCAAATCCTGACGGTGATGTGCAGCCGCCTGCTCAGGAAAATGCCGCCTCTGCGGAACAAGGATGAAAACGTGATTGTTAGCATGGTACAAAAGCTGGACTATGAAGTGTACCAGGAGGGCGATGTGATCGTGCGGGAGAACGCACCGGGGGACCGTATGTTCTTTATAGAGCATGGCCAGGTTGTGGAGGAGAACGAGGACTTCAGCAGGGAACTTTGTGATGGGGATTTCTTTGGAGGTATGTTTGGATTGCTTTGTTTTTCAACCAGAAATCACAATGAACAGAAACAAGTATGAAAAGTAGGCAGATCTACCTACAGACAGGAACAGAAAAGAGTCCAAgtccaaaaacagaaatagacgcaaacataaaatacaggaaCAGACAGAAATATAAGAAGGAGAATTCATTATGAATATTAATATAGAACATAAGATGCATGTATAAAACATATGAACTCTATTTATTGGTGTAAAAGCACACAATGTAACAAAAAGGTGCACAAATGGTTTGGAAAAATGCCCAATCATCCACAGGAACAGATACAGAAACACTGTTTACCTCTATGATGATGCATGTTAATCCAGATTGCCAGCTAAAGAATGTTTATCTCATTTTTCTGCAGTTGTTCTTTGATGGCTGTGTCATGTCGtccccaatttttccaatctctctgtcatcatttgcTTTCCCTCAAATTGTTTCCAGCAAAACTCTTTCCTAATCCTCCAGCGCGGCTGAGATTGAAGACGTGAACGGCAGATTTTCATGGATAATCCTCTCCATTTGAATGTTGTTATTATAATCGAAAAAGATGCTTGTTTttatggttgttgttttttttccggagGTAAATCAAAACATAATATGGTCTTAGTACATTTAGTAGCCTCCAATGATGCACTATTCCATGCAGGTTAAGAAGTAAAAATGTTGGTGATGTTACTCTTGTTCAACCACAAAACACTCAATTGACCATTTTAAGGGTGACAGTACAGACTTttatatgaaaagaaaattggaAAAAGTCATTGTAAAATTGCAGAAATAGATGCAAATATCAATACAGATAAATAGACCcaaaatcatacaaaaattgaaaatgaaataaaaattccTATACAGACGCGGAATAAACATGCAGAAAAGATGCATTATCAGGTACCGAGATACGAGGTACAGATCCTGGTAAAGTTAGGATTTGTAAACAGTTACAGATGGGAAAACTCATGCAGAAATTGGTACAAGTTTAGGaatggttgtaaaaaaaaaaaaaaaacatacagtacatgtacacatacaagACCCAAAACCGCTATATGAATAAACACATCAAGAAAAAGCCAgacattggaaaatataaatatatagtaataAGAGTGAGAAGCTGAAATAGTAACATCTCCTGCTACTCCGGATTAAATAacacattaaataataaatgcaaCTTTATATCGTATTACACAAATAATGGCGTCAACACTTGTGGACTTATCTCATGCTTGTGGCAATCATGTGAGCATCTGTTCAAAGCTAAGTAAACACCTCATCTTCCCcagttgggggtggggggtgattTAATTCTTAGCCTTTAAATCCTTCTTCTCGTTTAGCAGGCTTTCCacattaggagaaaaaaaagttatttatgtAATTTAGGATTAATTGTCAGTTCGCCTTGCTTGTCAGTGCTTGCTCATTAATTGTGactctgcatgtgtgtgtgtgtgtggagcaGAAGTGTGCGTGCTGACCAGAGGCAAACATCTGGCCACGGTGAAGGCGCTGACAGACTGCCAATGTTTCAGTCTGTCCTGGGACGACTTTCAGGGGGTGCTACAGGCCTACCCAGACGTACGCAAGGATGTGGACAAGATTGTGGAACTGGGTGAGGAATTTGCCTGAAGAAACAtgtaatggcaaaaaaaaaaacattttatagcaAGGGGTGGCAAAATTTAGTGCTCAAGGAAcacattttggattaaaaaaaacagccacatgAGGCCTATGTCATTCaaagatgagagagagagaaaaaaacaccaaaactgTGTAAGATACATTGAAGTCATATATCAGGAAAATCTACTTACAAGAATCTTATTAGATCACAGCATTAGTGGTTTGGGAGTTCATCTATTTGGAGGtattttttcagcattttttgggggggcttgaAAAAGGTTTATTGGAGAATTATTGGGCTTCACGTTTTTTCTATGCAATTGCAATGCAATGTGTTCATTATTATACGGAGGTCCAATgtaaatacatgtatttttagcaTTTATTATCTATACAAGTTTATCTTATTAtctgtatatattatatttatctatatatattatgtatatgtcCTAATATATAAAGAGAAAGGGCCAGAGAGAGAATGTGAGACAGAAATGTACAGTTTATTTAATAGTTAGTTAATAATGgcccattcatccattcatcttctgaacagCTTATACTCACGAGGGTCGACaaccaattatttattaattgttaATATgtaattagatttttattttgaagataAAATTCACATTAATCTGGAAGCACCTTCATTTACATTCATCCCAGTTGACAAATGTTTTGAGTTGTGAAGCATTATTTACTAGCTCGTAAAtaactttcttttattttttatatatttcactAAATATTTCACTGAAGCAGGCCCTATTTTGCTCATGATATTTCAGATAGGTCCATCATTTTCTCATCACagcaataataatcaataaagacCATCAAATAAAATACTCTGTTCCCTCGTGAATTTTGCTGCTCTTTTAACAAACCTGTACAGATGGCAAAAACTATTTTcggtaaaattaataaataaaagtaaacacacacacacacacagtctggACACTCAAAAATTGAAGGTAACAGGAACTTTAATTGCTTGGAAATACCATGCACAGCAGGGAGAAGAGACTCAATCACACAAATCCTGTGTTAATGAATTTCCTTTCATGTATATATTTCATTGTCAATACAATATTCATaatgaaaatgcatttaattgctctttaatttaaattattcaTGAAGCTAACTGTGATTTTAAACATACAGGATATAGCCTGGTTAGTGGTtggcgcatcggcctcacagtgggaggacctgggttcaaatccaggtttggatgtttctgtgtggagtttgcatgttctccccgggcctatgtgggttttctctgggtactccggtttccttcaacattccaaagacatgcatgataggctgattggttACTCTAAACTGCCCTTAGGAATGAATGGGAGTGTAGTGGAGAAAATAAGTCAATGTATGTCCACTATGACAGAGCCTGTCAGAGAAATATTCCGACGCAAGATGGTCGTCAATGACTTATGCCGCCAAGTAGTAGATATTTATCTAGCCTTGTATATGATATCCATGACAAGAACGACAACAAGAAGCGACGCTTTCCGGGTTACCGTCAGTCGCGCCAAAATAGAAAATTCAGTTTCCCCAACGTcgggattttgttttttttttgcaatctcaCATGAATGTGGCATGAACGGTTCTAATCAAATATGGATCCCACGACAGAGTTTTTCGCAAAGTTGAAGAAAGTGTGCGGAAAGCTGGAAACGGAGACAGATCGACTGCGGCAAACATTCGACAGGCGTCATGAGAACGTGGATAGCGGTCAGTCATTTGAAAGACACATTTCATTTTGGACATAAATAGCACAGCGACGTGAATAAATGGCATCgattcctttttcttcttgcaGAGATGGGAGCAAAAGCTATGCAAGCGTTTCACGAAGTCAACTGTGACACGTTGAGCCTCAAAGTAAGTACAAAAAGTATCACATACGAATCTAAAATGTACTTTGACTTAAATGGTAATGTCCAAACATTTCTCTCCAAGGGTCGACATcttaaatttaaatgtattaaacaATCTCAAGAACACTTTTAATCACTTTTTAATGATACAACATTAGTCCAAATTGTAACTCTTTACGGGGCAATTATTTAACTGTCTGCCACTGACGGCAATttacgtcatttttttttttacagcaaatgGCAACGAATAACTTAAGTTACTTTCCATTTATTTCGATCCCACACATAGATATTGTCATGTGACACATGAGTGAAACAAGTGTGATTACAGAGTCAACTTCAAGAGTCGTTAAGGGAGCAGAAATCACACAAGAATGACATGGACACTCTCATCCAAACCTTCACGACTGTGCAGAGCACGCTTACACATGATGTGCACGCCATCAAGGAGCTCTTCGAAACGTACGGATACAATGCCCCGACGGACACACAACCTCcaaacggtaaaaaaaaaaaacactgtcgtCGTCCCATATGTTTTTGGTCGCATTCCATGTTACTTTAGCTGCCACATGCATGTGACCTATAGGTGATGGTGAGGAGTCGGGTAAGAATGTgccagaaggagaagaagaagaagaagcagggCAAGATGAGGAGGAGGGAGACAGTGGGTCAAAATCTCCACCTGACAGAGTGTCATCGCCTGACCACGATGCCCACATGCGCACTCCCAACCTTTCTGACTTTGGGTTGTGCGAGATGCAGTTTTCCCAGAAACTTTTGGGGTGCCGCCAGTTACCCACCATGCCCGAGATCCACCTCCCCCGTATGAACATGCGCACGCCGTGTCCCCCCTCGCTGAAACGCACACAGGTCCCGGATGAGGATGAGCCAGAAATGATAGACTTTGGCATATCTGAGGAGACCTTGTGCCTGAATGACTTCACCATGGATCTTCTTAGGAAGAAGTATGCAAAGGGGTACATAATGTTTACACTTATTTCTCATATTTTTATCaacacttgcttttttttttctgcgcCACAGGTCGACCCAGAACCAGCCAGCCATCCCTATGAGTCCACAAAAAGAAGGTatgaaattgattggatgtcttcTATTGACAAACCAAATGTGATTGGACACCATCAGTGGAATGGAAAGTGTTAAAAAAGTCCAAAAGATTAAAGACAATTCTATGGAAAATGTTGCAtaatttcaatacaaaaatgtttttagggaTAAAGTTCATATATTTGAATtgaataggtttttttttaaacaaatgttccctttttttctagAGAATTTTTCTGTCCATTtaagaaatgtatatttttgttggaGAAACGtggaaaaaatctaatatttttaaagaaatagtcACATATTttgattaagaaaaaaacaactttaaaaaaaatgttgcttgtaTAGTTTTAAGATAGAACGTCTCTTTTCTGACATTCTCTTGCAtatttttggcagaaaaaaaacatctgtaaaaatatgtatttctatGGCAAAAGCGAAACATTTGATGAAATCAGACATTTTTTCTGGAAGTCATCAAATTTAAGTGGGTTTAGATATGTTCCAGATTAAGATAAATAAAATCCCATAATACTAAATATCATATTTTGCTATTTTAACAATCTCTGTGTGTCTTTGCTAGACAGTTTGGTGTCTCCTGAGCCTCCTGTATTCTGCACACCTGGCCttcaggttaaaaaaacaaagggcaACTGTTCCCCTCGACCACAAGGTGACAGCCACGCCCAACTTCCGAGCGCAGCCATCCAGCCTAATGTCATCCCCGAGGTGCCGGCCTTCCAAACTCCCTACTTGAAGCGTATGCTCAGCAATAAAAAGGTACACAATGAAACACATTCCCAACAATGATGCACAGTTTACTTGAGGTTGATTTAAATTGCAGGACGACTTCATGGTCGCCAAAAATGACCACGGAGACTACATATCGCTTTCCCATTCACCTCACGACAACTCTGTCAGAGACAGACCCACGTGGGAATACAATATACCAGAATTCAGCATCCCGGGCGTACACCCGTTGCCCCTCTCACCTGACCCCAGCTCAACTTTGGTCAACACTCCTACTGCTGTAAGTCATCTGTCAAGACTTTGTCAGGGTGTTGGTgtaagccaggggtgggcaaacttttcggcccgggggccacattaacttcaaaaatttgacagatgggccaggtcaacacaagataaaatacatataaaaaactgcatccgttaacagtacatatgaaacaaaaacagaaaaaaggactgaagtattaacaaactcatcactcatcattaaaataaaaagtataaagtacaaagtaatgtgaaaaggaatgtattaagaaatattaaaatgtcattttgatatttcttaatacaaaaaaacaaacaagagtgcACAGAGCTacagccactggcttccgcgttacggcgccatcttggggattaaaaaaaacatttggaaaacgttggcgggccagattaaaatgCCACacgggccagatatggcccgcgggccgtagtttgctcacTGCTGGTGTAAGCAATGGTCTTCAGGTGAAGTGGAAAAATGTTTAGGCTGAAATTTGTGTCTGCACTCCTCCAGTATTTGGATGGAGCTACACAGGATTTCTACTTGAGCCCCCCTCGATGCATGAGGGAGTCCCTGGAGCTGCCCGAGATGCCTGAACTGAGTTCCGTTACGCAGGACATTTGCAAAGTAGGTAGTCCTCTAAAACAAAAAGGTTGGTTTTACTAaccttttgcaaaaaaaatagcggCTCACTAGTGTCTGCTGGTCTTTTTCAGAGGTATATGATCATTTCTAATTATCTCTTACCTTGTTCAAGtgtatgttttgtgtttttagcttGTGTTGCAGTCTGAGAAAAAAGCTAAACCCAAAAGCAGGTACTAAAACTTAACAGTAGCATAATGACTCTTGCCTCCATTTTCATTTTAAGGCTTGTCATTTCTCATTGGAATTTTATGATGACTTTTTCAACTCAGATGTATGGCGACGGTGTCCGAGCAAGAGTTTCACAGCTTGTCCAGGTTTTTGAAGCAGATTCCCATTAACAACCTGAACCAGGCAATTTTCAGCATCAACAATTACTTGACCCAATGTCCaggtcagtttttttgtacatttagcACGTCTGTAATGGACAGTTCAAATGAAACAAAGACTCACCTTGACCTGAAATGTGCTTTGTTGACTACCCAGGGGAAGATATTCGTGAGTTTGGAATGGAGGAGCTCAAGGTGATGATGAACGTGGACATCGAGGCATCAGTCTATATTTTATGCTTGAGTGAGCTGAAGAGGTTGGCACACATAAGAGGGGAGCACAACCATGCTTTCTACAAGCTTAATTTGCACAGCTGACTGTTGCCATAGTCATGACTGTGACAACTATTCTGCTTACAATATCATGAGCATCCTAACAT
Above is a window of Stigmatopora nigra isolate UIUO_SnigA chromosome 11, RoL_Snig_1.1, whole genome shotgun sequence DNA encoding:
- the hcn5 gene encoding hyperpolarization activated cyclic nucleotide-gated potassium channel 5 isoform X2 encodes the protein MGMMAITFLNLIGIPMEIAFLDGTSGLAWEGFNVFSDTLFLIDVALNFRMGIISENGEEAILDIKRIRLSYLRTWFIPDIIAAFPIGYILLFADLHYHNEDNPSKTTRMMRILMFVRILSLIRLARVSRLVRFFNEVEKVSNANLEVVRLFFRILSLFMMIFLLCHWNGCIQYFVPMLEEFPTDCWVRKENLMNATVIVKYSWGVFRALSQMIALSYGSMDAPTNYVELWIVMVSMVSGCLMYTVLVANATAMIANIDPAAKEYKSKMSRLEHYMTFMKLPPELQLRISNYYQARYGGKWFDEKYVMHTVSSALKEQILTVMCSRLLRKMPPLRNKDENVIVSMVQKLDYEVYQEGDVIVRENAPGDRMFFIEHGQVVEENEDFSRELCDGDFFGEVCVLTRGKHLATVKALTDCQCFSLSWDDFQGVLQAYPDVRKDVDKIVELGEEFA
- the hcn5 gene encoding hyperpolarization activated cyclic nucleotide-gated potassium channel 5 isoform X1, which encodes MQRLRASGRRRQSAAAGCERAACGWRSLLLPQQNRQSLYMYGSEVAVEKECMRQLESKVFVIHPFSLLRSYYIMGMMAITFLNLIGIPMEIAFLDGTSGLAWEGFNVFSDTLFLIDVALNFRMGIISENGEEAILDIKRIRLSYLRTWFIPDIIAAFPIGYILLFADLHYHNEDNPSKTTRMMRILMFVRILSLIRLARVSRLVRFFNEVEKVSNANLEVVRLFFRILSLFMMIFLLCHWNGCIQYFVPMLEEFPTDCWVRKENLMNATVIVKYSWGVFRALSQMIALSYGSMDAPTNYVELWIVMVSMVSGCLMYTVLVANATAMIANIDPAAKEYKSKMSRLEHYMTFMKLPPELQLRISNYYQARYGGKWFDEKYVMHTVSSALKEQILTVMCSRLLRKMPPLRNKDENVIVSMVQKLDYEVYQEGDVIVRENAPGDRMFFIEHGQVVEENEDFSRELCDGDFFGEVCVLTRGKHLATVKALTDCQCFSLSWDDFQGVLQAYPDVRKDVDKIVELGEEFA
- the ska3 gene encoding SKA complex subunit 3; amino-acid sequence: MDPTTEFFAKLKKVCGKLETETDRLRQTFDRRHENVDSEMGAKAMQAFHEVNCDTLSLKSQLQESLREQKSHKNDMDTLIQTFTTVQSTLTHDVHAIKELFETYGYNAPTDTQPPNGDGEESGKNVPEGEEEEEAGQDEEEGDSGSKSPPDRVSSPDHDAHMRTPNLSDFGLCEMQFSQKLLGCRQLPTMPEIHLPRMNMRTPCPPSLKRTQVPDEDEPEMIDFGISEETLCLNDFTMDLLRKKSTQNQPAIPMSPQKEDSLVSPEPPVFCTPGLQVKKTKGNCSPRPQGDSHAQLPSAAIQPNVIPEVPAFQTPYLKRMLSNKKDDFMVAKNDHGDYISLSHSPHDNSVRDRPTWEYNIPEFSIPGVHPLPLSPDPSSTLVNTPTAYLDGATQDFYLSPPRCMRESLELPEMPELSSVTQDICKLVLQSEKKAKPKSRCMATVSEQEFHSLSRFLKQIPINNLNQAIFSINNYLTQCPGEDIREFGMEELKVMMNVDIEASVYILCLSELKRLAHIRGEHNHAFYKLNLHS